In Zingiber officinale cultivar Zhangliang chromosome 11B, Zo_v1.1, whole genome shotgun sequence, a single window of DNA contains:
- the LOC122033734 gene encoding ankyrin repeat-containing protein At5g02620-like, which yields MEKQPRIGALEKLQSLRSFRMDKQKSFRLGDRQRSFKERKNKDSPGKRGDLDLHLAARAGNALHVQMILSECSEEQTKELIYKQNQDGETALYVAAEKGHVEVVREILKVSDIQSAGIKANSSYDSFHIAAKQGHLEVLRDLLQCFPALAMTTNSLTSTAFDTAATQGHVDIVNLLLETDASLAKIARNNGKTALHSAARFGHVDVVKAILEKDPTIGLRTDKKGQTAFHMAVKGQNVEILMALLEPDKSIVNLEDSKGNRPLHMATRKGNPKIVQALLQVEGVEVNAVNKAGETALSIAEKLSNEDIAGILREFGAVVAKEPANTATAAKQLKQTVSDIKHDVQFQLKQTRQTEMKVQKIKKRLKKLHLGGLNNAINSNTVVAVLIATVAFAAIFQLPGSFVSDPEEGFTPGQAYIAESAAFIIFLISDSLALFISLAVVVVQTSLIVIEQKAKMRMVFVMNKLMWLACLFISVSFISLTYVVVGKHDLWLAWSTMAIGATIMLTTLGSMIYFVIIHRIEEKNMRNIRRNSRSRSHSLPMSVGSDSELLNSEYKRMYAL from the exons ATGGAGAAACAAccaagaatcggagcactggagAAGTTGCAGAGCCTCCGGAGCTTTCGCATGGACAAGCAAAAAAGCTTTCGTTTGGGAGACAGACAGCGAAGCTTCAAAGAAAGGAAGAACAAGGATAGCCCCGGAAAACGAGGGGATCTGGATCTCCACCTCGCTGCTAGGGCTGGCAACGCATTGCATGTGCAGATGATACTCTCGGAGTGCAGTGAGGAGCAGACGAAGGAGTTGATCTACAAGCAGAACCAGGACGGTGAGACTGCGTTGTATGTTGCTGCAGAAAAGGGTCATGTGGAGGTTGTTAGGGAAATATTGAAGGTCTCAGACATTCAATCAGCTGGCATCAAGGCCAACAGCAGCTATGATTCATTTCATATTGCTGCTAAGCAGGGACATCTTG AAGTTTTGAGGGATCTCTTGCAATGTTTCCCCGCACTAGCCATGACCACAAATTCACTAACTTCCACAGCCTTCGACACTGCCGCAACTCAAGGACATGTTGATATTGTTAATCTGCTGCTAGAAACTGATGCAAGCCTTGCTAAGATTGCGAGGAATAATGGGAAAACAGCCTTACATTCTGCAGCAAGATTTGGACATGTTGATGTGGTAAAGGCCATCCTAGAAAAAGATCCTACCATCGGTTTGAGGACTGATAAGAAGGGGCAGACAGCATTTCACATGGCTGTGAAGGGCCAAAATGTTGAAATCTTAATGGCATTGCTGGAGCCTGATAAATCAATAGTCAATTTGGAAGATAGTAAGGGAAATAGACCTTTGCACATGGCTACAAGGAAGGGCAACCCAAAG ATTGTGCAAGCCTTGTTACAAGTTGAAGGAGTTGAGGTAAATGCAGTGAATAAAGCAGGTGAAACTGCCCTCAGCATTGCTGAAAAGTTGTCAAATGAAGATATTGCTGGTATTCTGAGAGAATTTGGTGCAGTTGTTGCTAAAGAACCAGCAAATACAGCAACGGCTGCGAAGCAACTGAAACAAACAGTCAGCGACATAAAACACGATGTTCAATTTCAACTCAAACAAACCCGTCAAACCGAAATGAAGGTGCAGAAGATCAAAAAGAGGCTTAAGAAGCTGCACCTTGGAGGTCTCAATAACGCCATCAATTCCAACACTGTGGTTGCAGTTCTCATTGCCACTGTGGCGTTTGCAGCCATATTCCAACTGCCGGGCTCCTTTGTTTCAGATCCTGAAGAGGGCTTTACCCCTGGACAAGCCTACATTGCGGAAAGCGCAGCATTCATCATATTTTTAATCTCCGATTCTTTGGCTTTGTTCATCTCACTGGCTGTGGTAGTTGTTCAGACTTCCTTGATTGTCATTGAGCAGAAGGCGAAGATGAGGATGGTTTTTGTGATGAACAAATTGATGTGGCTGGCCTGCCTCTTCATATCAGTGTCCTTCATCTCTCTTACATATGTAGTTGTGGGAAAGCATGATTTGTGGTTGGCTTGGTCAACTATGGCGATTGGTGCTACGATTATGCTGACCACTTTGGGTTCAATGATTTACTTCGTAATTATTCACAGGATCGAAGAGAAGAACATGAGAAACATAAGAAGGAACTCGAGGAGCAGGTCTCACTCCTTGCCTATGTCAGTTGGCTCAGACTCAGAGTTACTGAATAGCGAGTACAAGAGGATGTATGCTCTTTAG